One region of Acidovorax sp. T1 genomic DNA includes:
- a CDS encoding DUF3427 domain-containing protein, with protein MALPDGLYDLLLTEGLARSLAELAPSRADVSPLKGGATEFLTDAITRQLGTLLDDLPGEDADKVKAQLELVNGLLVMLRQRLVGGVGEVGTGPSADVIDLIASPLRVLRAVQRDQQFPASPEIGLGVPWLFTAGKGSPSLLQEIRRELASSDQVDILVSFITVSGVRKLQDVLQQITAMGAQPTGQAPRKTRLRILTTTYTGATEARALDELARLPGCEVRVSLDGRRTRLHAKAWLFQRKTGFGSAYVGSANLSGAALTGGLEWTVKLTQRAQEALFARAVAHFETLWADSEFQRYDPDNVEHRQALAAALGRESFGGEPSTAISFFDLQPKTYQQEMLEQLANERAHGRSRNLLVAATGTGKTVVAAFDYRNTCRNEGGHPRLLFVAHREEILRQALRTYREVLRDPEFGELLTGSRQPERWNHLFATIDSLTSRDLVATVGADHWHTVVVDECHRLAADRFDAFAKAVRPNVLLGLTATPERSDGQPIVQYFDARPDGSPAVELRLWHALDLQLLAPFEYYACDDATDFSEVPWDRPGEREAVDNLVTGNDVRARLVINEWRRLASDAGQSRAIVFCVSVAHAEFMTNWLNRAGLPAACVVGTTASEERRRAPQRLTDGELCALVTVDLYNEGIDLPMVDTLLLLRPTQSPVLFQQQIGRGLRLAPGKESCLVLDFVGQHRTEFRFDRLLSSLTGLSRRELTDGVENGFGSLPPGCHIHLQRQTREQVLQGLRALISQNWRRLKTELQTYAALRGRSTVQLADFLHDQALDLEDVYRAGTGQGRSGWTALKRDAGLMVAEPGPEEDYFSRRFGDLLHVDDPRRLDVMAAVGTRHKDSQVPTAEEALGVQMLAYQIDGRHEQAGGHEAFMARVAQHPAIAAELVELSALLQARSTLGAHPVPGLEDTPLCLHAAYGVREILTAVGWLTASRRVPFQAGTLSLISRKTELLFVTLDKSEGYHDRIAYHDYAVSAERFHWQSQNSAGPDTPGGRRYLESATNGWQFQLFVRPRKGEAYRACGPVALESAEGDRPMNIIWKMHTPLPARLFREFSVLRGV; from the coding sequence AGGATGCGGACAAAGTCAAAGCGCAACTGGAGCTGGTCAACGGGCTTCTGGTGATGCTGCGGCAGCGGCTCGTGGGTGGTGTTGGTGAGGTGGGCACTGGTCCATCCGCGGATGTCATTGACCTGATTGCCTCTCCGTTGCGGGTCCTGCGGGCGGTCCAGCGTGACCAGCAGTTCCCGGCGTCGCCAGAGATTGGTCTGGGGGTGCCTTGGCTCTTTACCGCCGGAAAAGGCTCGCCTTCGCTGCTGCAGGAAATCCGCCGTGAGCTGGCCTCCAGCGACCAGGTGGACATTCTGGTCAGCTTCATCACCGTCTCCGGCGTGCGCAAGCTGCAGGACGTGTTGCAGCAGATCACGGCCATGGGCGCGCAACCAACAGGGCAGGCGCCACGCAAGACCCGTCTGCGCATCCTCACCACCACCTACACCGGCGCGACCGAGGCGCGTGCGCTGGACGAGCTGGCACGCCTGCCTGGGTGTGAAGTGCGCGTGTCGCTCGATGGCCGGCGTACCCGTCTGCATGCCAAGGCCTGGCTTTTCCAGCGCAAGACAGGCTTCGGTTCGGCGTATGTCGGCAGTGCCAACCTCTCGGGCGCTGCATTGACCGGTGGGCTGGAGTGGACCGTCAAACTGACCCAGCGGGCGCAAGAGGCCCTGTTTGCCCGTGCTGTGGCCCATTTTGAGACGCTGTGGGCCGACAGCGAGTTCCAGCGCTACGACCCGGACAACGTTGAACACCGGCAGGCCCTGGCAGCGGCGCTGGGCCGCGAGTCGTTTGGTGGCGAACCCTCGACCGCCATCAGCTTTTTTGACCTCCAGCCCAAGACCTATCAGCAGGAGATGCTGGAGCAGTTGGCCAACGAACGAGCCCACGGTCGCAGCCGCAACCTGCTGGTGGCTGCCACCGGCACCGGCAAGACGGTAGTGGCCGCGTTCGACTACCGCAACACCTGCCGCAACGAAGGCGGGCACCCGCGCCTTTTGTTTGTGGCCCACCGCGAGGAAATCCTGCGCCAGGCCTTGCGCACCTACCGCGAGGTGCTGCGTGACCCCGAGTTCGGTGAGCTGCTGACCGGCAGCCGCCAACCCGAACGCTGGAACCATCTGTTCGCCACCATCGACAGCCTGACCAGCCGCGATCTTGTGGCCACCGTGGGCGCCGACCACTGGCACACGGTGGTGGTGGACGAATGCCACCGCTTGGCTGCCGACCGGTTTGATGCTTTTGCCAAAGCCGTTCGCCCCAACGTGTTGCTTGGGCTGACAGCCACGCCTGAGCGCAGCGACGGCCAACCCATCGTGCAGTATTTCGATGCACGGCCAGACGGCAGCCCGGCGGTGGAGCTGCGGCTGTGGCATGCGCTGGACCTGCAACTGCTGGCGCCGTTTGAGTACTACGCCTGCGACGACGCCACCGACTTCTCGGAAGTGCCTTGGGACCGGCCGGGGGAACGGGAGGCGGTGGACAACCTGGTCACGGGCAACGACGTTCGCGCCCGACTCGTCATCAATGAATGGCGCCGCTTGGCGTCCGACGCAGGGCAGTCACGGGCTATCGTTTTCTGTGTGTCGGTGGCCCACGCCGAATTCATGACCAATTGGCTCAATCGCGCGGGGCTGCCTGCGGCTTGTGTGGTCGGCACGACGGCGAGTGAAGAGCGGCGCCGGGCACCACAGCGCTTGACTGACGGCGAGTTGTGCGCGTTGGTGACAGTCGATCTCTACAACGAAGGCATTGACCTGCCGATGGTAGACACACTGTTGTTGCTGCGGCCCACGCAAAGCCCGGTGCTGTTTCAGCAGCAGATTGGCCGTGGCCTGCGTCTGGCTCCCGGCAAGGAAAGCTGTCTGGTGCTCGACTTTGTGGGCCAGCACCGCACGGAGTTTCGGTTTGACCGCCTGTTGTCGAGCCTGACCGGCTTGTCGCGGCGCGAGCTGACCGACGGTGTGGAGAACGGGTTTGGCAGTTTGCCGCCCGGTTGCCATATTCACCTGCAACGCCAGACGCGCGAGCAGGTGTTGCAAGGTTTGCGGGCCTTGATATCGCAGAACTGGCGGCGCCTGAAGACCGAGCTGCAGACCTACGCCGCGCTGCGTGGCCGCTCGACCGTGCAGTTGGCCGATTTTCTGCACGACCAGGCACTGGACCTGGAAGACGTCTACCGCGCTGGCACCGGCCAAGGCCGTAGTGGTTGGACGGCACTGAAGCGCGATGCGGGCCTGATGGTGGCCGAACCTGGCCCGGAGGAGGACTATTTCAGCCGCCGCTTTGGCGACCTGCTACACGTAGATGATCCGCGTCGGCTCGATGTGATGGCTGCAGTCGGCACGCGTCACAAAGATTCGCAGGTGCCCACGGCAGAGGAAGCATTGGGCGTGCAAATGCTGGCCTACCAGATTGATGGGCGCCATGAGCAGGCCGGCGGGCACGAGGCCTTCATGGCGCGTGTGGCGCAGCACCCCGCCATTGCGGCAGAACTGGTGGAGTTGTCTGCGCTGCTGCAGGCCCGCAGCACCTTGGGCGCGCATCCGGTTCCCGGTCTTGAAGACACGCCGTTGTGTCTGCACGCTGCGTATGGTGTGCGTGAAATCCTCACTGCGGTGGGCTGGCTGACGGCGTCGCGCCGCGTACCCTTCCAGGCGGGCACCTTGTCATTGATCAGCCGCAAAACCGAGCTGTTGTTCGTCACGCTCGACAAGAGTGAGGGCTACCACGATCGCATCGCGTACCACGACTACGCGGTCAGCGCGGAGCGCTTTCATTGGCAAAGCCAGAACAGCGCTGGCCCGGACACGCCAGGTGGCCGCCGCTACCTCGAAAGCGCGACCAATGGCTGGCAGTTCCAACTTTTCGTGAGGCCGCGCAAGGGTGAGGCCTACCGCGCCTGCGGCCCCGTGGCGCTGGAGTCGGCCGAGGGCGATCGACCCATGAACATCATCTGGAAAATGCACACTCCGCTACCGGCGCGACTGTTCAGAGAATTCAGTGTGCTTCGAGGGGTGTAA